Genomic segment of Microbacterium hydrocarbonoxydans:
CCGGGACGAAGCCCTCCTCGTAGGCGTTGCCGTTCTGGGAGATGATTCCTTCGACGGAATCCGGATCGGCGAGCGCGAGGCGCCAGGCGATGGGGGCGCCGTAGTCCTGCACGTACACGGTGTAGCGGGTGATGCCGACCTCGCGGAGGAACCCGAGTGTGACCTGGGTCAGTGCATCGAACGTGTAGGGGAACTCGTCGAGTGACGGCGTCGCCGACCGCCCGAATCCGATGTGGTCCGGCGCGATCACCCGGTAGTCGCCGGCGAGGGCAGGTATCAGGTGCCGGAACATGTGCGAGCTGGTCGGGTAGCCGTGCAGCAGGAGCAGTACGGGTGCATCGGCGGGACCCGCTTCCCGGTAGAAGACCTCGTAGCCGTTGACGAGCACGGTGCGGTGGTGGACAGCAGCCATCAGGAATCCCTTCGTTCGGACGGACCTTCCCAGCAAAGCCCGTGTTCCTGCCACACACTCAAGGGCAATTGTCACCGCCCGCGCTCCTCGGCGATGGAGTTGGCTCCGTCGATGGTGATGAGCTGCCCCGAGATATAGGACGCCCCTTCACCGGCGAGGAACGCGATCACGTACGCGACCTCCTCTGCGGTGCCGGACCGACCGACGGGTGTGGCCTTGCCCATGCGGCGTTCTCTCTCGGAGGCGGACGCGGTGTCGATCCAACCTGGAGCGACGGCGTTCACCGTGATACCCGCCGCCGCCAGGTCGATCGCTGTCGAGCGGGTCAATCCGACGATGCCCGCCTTCGCCGCGTGATAGGCCGTATCGCCGGGGTACGCCGCAACGGGTCCCGACACCGACGACACGTTCACGATGCGGCCGTAACGGGACGACTCCATGAGCCCCGTGACCGCGCGCGTCATCAGGAACGTCGTCGTCAGGTTGCGATCGAGCGAGGCGTGCCAGTGGCCGAGGAACCCGCCTCCGCCCCTAGTTGAGCCGTGGGAGTCGGACACGGCGGTCATTCCCGCGTTGTTGACGAGGATGTCCACGTCGCCGAAAGCGTCTGTCGCGCGCGCGACCACCGCGTCGACTCCGGCCTGCTCGGTGAGGTCTGCGACTACGCCTTCTGCGCGGATGCCGACATCGCGCAGTTCCGCGACGCGATCCAAGATGCGATCCGTGGTCGACGTGATCACTACGCGGTTTCCTGCGGCGCCGATCAGACGCGCTGATGCGAATCCGATCCCCGCAGTGCTTCCCGCGCCCGTGACGATGGCGACTCTCTCCCGTCGGTTTTCCGTCATGGTGCTGCCTCTCGTTCGCTCCCTCGCGGTCTGCTGAAGTGCCGGTACGACCACTGAAGACCGTGTGGTGAGCACCGGGTCAATCGCGAATGGAAAGCATGGCGTTATCCTCACGGATACTGGCATTCTCGCCACTGGTGGAGAGACTCCCCGACGACCACACTGGGTCAATGCCTCACCGTCGCGGCTCATCATTCGCCCCGAGTCGGAAGGACCAGAGATGACCGATCAGATGAAAGCCGTCGTGCTCACCCGCTTCGGAGGAGCCGACGCCTTCGAGTTGCAAGACGTTCCCGTGCCGCCGGTCGGACCGCGCCAGGTGCGGGTCCGTGTCCATGCGACAGCCGTGAACCCCCTCGACTTCCAGATCCGACGAGGCGATTACCCCGATCATGTGCCCCTGCCGGCGATCACCGGCCACGACATCTCCGGCGTGATCGAGGAGATCGGCTCCCACGTGACCGAATTCCGTGTCGGCGACGAGGTGTACTACACCCCTCAGATCTTCGGCGGCCCGGGATCGTACGCAGAGCAGCACGTCGCCGATGTCGACCTCGTCGGCCGGAAGCCGGCGAACATCAGCCACCTCGAGGCGGCCAGCCTGACGCTCGTCGGCGGGACCGTCTGGGAGGCGCTCGTGACTCGTGCGCAGCTCACCGTCGGCGAGACGATCCTGATCCACGGCGGAGCCGGCGGGGTCGGCTCGATCGCCATCCAGGTGGCGAAGGCCATCGGCGCGCGGGTCATCACCACCGCGCGGGCCGCTGATCTGGACTTCGTGCGCTCTCTCGGCGCGGACGTCGCACTTGACTATGCCGCGACGGACGACGTCGACGCGGTCGCCGACATCACCCAGGGGCAGGGTGTGAACGTGGTCCTCGACACGATCGGCGGCGACGCCCTGACCCGGAGTCCCCTCGCACTCGCCGATTACGGACGGGTCGTGACCATCGTCGATATCGCGCAGCCGCAGAATCTCATCGAGGCGTGGGGGGTGAACGCTGCCTATCACTTCGTCTTCACGCGGCAGAATCGCGGGAAGCTGGATGCGCTGACCGCCCTCGTCGAGCGGGGACTCGTGAAGCCCGTCGTCGGTGCGATCCTCCCTCTCGATCGCGTGGGTGAGGCCCATGAGCTCCTGGAGAAC
This window contains:
- a CDS encoding SDR family NAD(P)-dependent oxidoreductase, whose translation is MTENRRERVAIVTGAGSTAGIGFASARLIGAAGNRVVITSTTDRILDRVAELRDVGIRAEGVVADLTEQAGVDAVVARATDAFGDVDILVNNAGMTAVSDSHGSTRGGGGFLGHWHASLDRNLTTTFLMTRAVTGLMESSRYGRIVNVSSVSGPVAAYPGDTAYHAAKAGIVGLTRSTAIDLAAAGITVNAVAPGWIDTASASERERRMGKATPVGRSGTAEEVAYVIAFLAGEGASYISGQLITIDGANSIAEERGR
- a CDS encoding zinc-dependent alcohol dehydrogenase family protein — translated: MTDQMKAVVLTRFGGADAFELQDVPVPPVGPRQVRVRVHATAVNPLDFQIRRGDYPDHVPLPAITGHDISGVIEEIGSHVTEFRVGDEVYYTPQIFGGPGSYAEQHVADVDLVGRKPANISHLEAASLTLVGGTVWEALVTRAQLTVGETILIHGGAGGVGSIAIQVAKAIGARVITTARAADLDFVRSLGADVALDYAATDDVDAVADITQGQGVNVVLDTIGGDALTRSPLALADYGRVVTIVDIAQPQNLIEAWGVNAAYHFVFTRQNRGKLDALTALVERGLVKPVVGAILPLDRVGEAHELLENRRSYVLHGKVAIDVAGTTVALPARTAHSEEEGSAA